Proteins from a single region of Gorilla gorilla gorilla isolate KB3781 chromosome 16, NHGRI_mGorGor1-v2.1_pri, whole genome shotgun sequence:
- the EMC4 gene encoding ER membrane protein complex subunit 4 isoform X1, giving the protein MTAQGGLVANRGRRFKWAIELSGPGGGSRGRSDRGSGQGDSLYPVGYLDKQVPDTSVQETDRILVEKRCWDIALGPLKQIPMNLFIMYMAGNTISIFPTMMVCMMAWRPIQALMAISATFKMLESSSQKFLQGLVYLIGNLMGLALAVYKCQSMGLLPTHASDWLAFIEPPERMEFSGGGLLL; this is encoded by the exons ATGACGGCCCAGGGGGGCCTGGTGGCTAACCGAGGCCGGCGCTTCAAGTGGGCCATTGAGCTAAGCGGgcctggaggaggcagcag GGGTAGAAGTGACCGGGGCAGTGGCCAGGGAGACTCGCTCTACCCAGTCGGTTACTTGGACAAGCAAGTGCCTGATACCAGCGTGCAAGAGACAGACCGGATCCTGGTGGAGAAG cGCTGCTGGGACATCGCCTTGGGTCCCCTCAAACAGATTCCCATGAATCTCTTCATCATGTACATGGCAGGCAATACTATCTCCATCTTCCCTACTATGATGGTGTGTATGATGGCCTGGCGACCCATTCAGGCACTTATGGCCATTTCAGCCA CTTTCAAGATGTTAGAAAGTTCAAGCCAGAAGTTTCTTCAGGGTTTGGTGTATCTCATTGGGAACCTGATGGGTTTGGCATTGGCTGTTTACAAGTGCCAGTCCATGGGACTGTTACCTACACATGCATCGGATTGGTTAGCCTTCATTGAGCCCCCTGAG agaATGGAGTTCAGTGGTGGAGGACTGCTTTTGTGA
- the EMC4 gene encoding ER membrane protein complex subunit 4 isoform X2 produces MTAQGGLVANRGRRFKWAIELSGPGGGSRGRSDRGSGQGDSLYPVGYLDKQVPDTSVQETDRILVEKRCWDIALGPLKQIPMNLFIMYMAGNTISIFPTMMVCMMAWRPIQALMAISAKNGVQWWRTAFVNMRKQRLVPVYLGLIYILL; encoded by the exons ATGACGGCCCAGGGGGGCCTGGTGGCTAACCGAGGCCGGCGCTTCAAGTGGGCCATTGAGCTAAGCGGgcctggaggaggcagcag GGGTAGAAGTGACCGGGGCAGTGGCCAGGGAGACTCGCTCTACCCAGTCGGTTACTTGGACAAGCAAGTGCCTGATACCAGCGTGCAAGAGACAGACCGGATCCTGGTGGAGAAG cGCTGCTGGGACATCGCCTTGGGTCCCCTCAAACAGATTCCCATGAATCTCTTCATCATGTACATGGCAGGCAATACTATCTCCATCTTCCCTACTATGATGGTGTGTATGATGGCCTGGCGACCCATTCAGGCACTTATGGCCATTTCAGCCA agaATGGAGTTCAGTGGTGGAGGACTGCTTTTGTGAACATGAGAAAGCAGCGCCTGGTCCCTGTGTATTTGGGTCTTATTTACATCCTTCTTTAA
- the EMC4 gene encoding ER membrane protein complex subunit 4 isoform X3 codes for MNLFIMYMAGNTISIFPTMMVCMMAWRPIQALMAISATFKMLESSSQKFLQGLVYLIGNLMGLALAVYKCQSMGLLPTHASDWLAFIEPPERMEFSGGGLLL; via the exons ATGAATCTCTTCATCATGTACATGGCAGGCAATACTATCTCCATCTTCCCTACTATGATGGTGTGTATGATGGCCTGGCGACCCATTCAGGCACTTATGGCCATTTCAGCCA CTTTCAAGATGTTAGAAAGTTCAAGCCAGAAGTTTCTTCAGGGTTTGGTGTATCTCATTGGGAACCTGATGGGTTTGGCATTGGCTGTTTACAAGTGCCAGTCCATGGGACTGTTACCTACACATGCATCGGATTGGTTAGCCTTCATTGAGCCCCCTGAG agaATGGAGTTCAGTGGTGGAGGACTGCTTTTGTGA